In Schistocerca piceifrons isolate TAMUIC-IGC-003096 chromosome 9, iqSchPice1.1, whole genome shotgun sequence, the following proteins share a genomic window:
- the LOC124717296 gene encoding longitudinals lacking protein-like isoform X2, translating into MNESNNVYLRWSKHQATLVSVFDGLLDSEKLTDCTVSAEGHHLRAHKIILSACSPYFDELFSENCEKHPIIILHDVKYNVLKALLDFMYRGELNVPQEQLSDILKLSDSLRVRGLSGSGCVNNVDMQKRSERNARSVSPGTHLSQPASVSCFTSVQNERGEHVQSFRESPPRVSSQEGGSVEVDSISKAVQKSRKTINHTVADEGTAQNAFEVITPDVDSVDKLPSQKQVLATTPNSTGGPVDNSSQVLKTLLPVSNTTVCSSSYTMIPHQSSSRELQNSSGEMTITKNERFLIPEAVLHDERSESLSAHEVEVSLETKPEALETNVEIVEDLTLDDDDDYAGAGDYHDVCNSVEVDIGEVTRASEDLTYEEIFCAQEVNNTCSPFGSVDLSNVSLSASQIVLRNRFICHSCGKSYQHQSGLWRHAKFQCGKEPQFQCPRCNYRCARSDHLKKHMASLRCQMQKKYALFGGDV; encoded by the coding sequence ATGAATGAGAGCAACAATGTTTATTTGAGGTGGAGTAAGCATCAAGCTACTTTGGTGTCTGTTTTTGATGGTCTGTTGGACAGTGAGAAGTTAACAGACTGCACAGTTAGTGCTGAGGGGCATCATTTAAGAGCACATAAGATAATTCTCTCGGCCTGTAGTCCATATTTTGACGAACTGTTCTCTGAAAACTGTGAAAAGCACCCAATTATTATTCTGCACGATGTAAAATACAATGTGCTTAAGGCTTTGCTGGACTTTATGTATCGTGGTGAACTAAATGTACCGCAAGAGCAGCTTAGTGATATTCTTAAACTCTCGGATTCCCTTCGGGTAAGGGGACTGTCTGGCAGTGGGTGTGTGAACAATGTCGACATGCAgaaaagaagtgaaagaaatgCACGgtcagtgtctccaggaacacacttGTCGCAACCTGCATCTGTGTCATGCTTTACCTCGGTTCAGAATGAGCGAGGAGAGCATGTGCAGTCATTTAGAGAAAGCCCTCCACGTGTGTCATCCCAAGAAGGAGGTTCTGTGGAAGTGGACTCCATTTCTAAAGCTGTTCAAAAGTCCAGAAAAACTATCAATCACACTGTTGCTGATGAGGGAACAGCTCAAAATGCATTTGAAGTCATTACCCCTGATGTTGATAGTGTGGATAAACTTCCATCTCAAAAGCAAGTACTGGCCACAACCCCTAACTCAACTGGTGGACCAGTTGACAACTCATCTCAGGTGCTAAAAACCTTGCTGCCTGTAAGCAACACCACTGTATGTTCGTCATCATACACTATGATTCCTCATCAGTCTTCAAGTAGGGAGTTGCAAAACTCTAGTGGGGAAATGACCATTACGAAAAATGAACGGTTTTTAATACCGGAAGCAGTATTACATGATGAAAGGTCAGAAAGTCTGAGTGCACACGAGGTAGAGGTATCTCTAGAAACAAAACCAGAGGCTCTAGAGACTAATGTGGAAATTGTAGAAGACCTTACTCTCGATGACGACGACGATTATGCTGGTGCCGGTGATTATCATGATGTTTGTAACAGTGTTGAAGTTGACATTGGGGAAGTCACGAGAGCGAGTGAAGATCTTACATACGAAGAGATTTTTTGCGCTCAGGAAGTTAATAATACGTGTTCACCATTTGGCAGTGTTGATTTGAGTAACGTGTCTCTGTCAGCATCTCAGATAGTATTACGTAATCGGTTTATTTGTCATTCTTGTGGGAAGTCTTACCAACATCAATCAGGGCTGTGGAGACATGCGAAGTTTCAGTGTGGCAAAGAACCGCAGTTTCAGTGTCCTCGCTGCAATTATCGCTGTGCTAGGAGTGatcatttaaaaaaacatatgGCTTCTCTTCGTTGCCAGATGCAGAAAAAATATGCTCTTTTTGGAGGGGATGTGTAA